The genomic window CTTTGCGTaagagcttcttctctctttccttagttttcttttgttgttgtgcaGATTCTGCTGCtcgcttttcttcttcttcttttcgccttttctcttcttcagcagCAATAGCAGCGTCCTCTTCCTGCTTCTTCTTGGCCTGaatttttgcatcttttttCTGTTGCTTCTCAgccttttcttcctcttttcttttcacaatTCTCGGGTCTTTTCTATACGCATTGTCAACAAGAGTCCTGATTCGAGCATGCTCCTCCTTTCTAGCCTTCACAGTTTTTTTTGCATTCTCCTTTTCCATCCACCTACGTTCTTCACGGGAATCTGCTTGTTCAAGATCATGCTCCTCTTCATCAGGAAATTCCCTCCAACTCTTGAAAGCGTACCAAAAGTTGTAGAACTTATCAACATCTTTAAGTGGTGTGTTTTCATCTCCCAAATCTGGAATACGCTGATTCACTGACCACCTAGCATTTCTCTTAAACGCTGGACCAAACACCTTGAAAAAGTCTTGCGGCAAGCAATCCGATGGGACCTCGTCATCAAACTCATCAGTGGAGTCAAAAATTCTTCTCCTAGTTGGGTCCATCAATACCTCATATGCTTCTTGAATCGCTTTGAAGCGAGATTCaatctcatctttttttgCCTCCTTGGCTTCTTCTGTTTCCTCTAACAGAAGGAGACTAGCGAGTTTATCAGGATGATGCTTCAATGCAGCTTCACGATAACTTTTCCTAATCTGATCTTCCGTCGCAAGATATCTTAGATTGCTCAAACCCAACAACGCATAGTGGTCTTGTTGCTGGGTACCAgacttcttctttcctttgttGGCATACGAGTTGAATGAAGGAACATATTCCTTCTCTTTATCATCTCCCACTTTCTTATCACCACCTTCATCGTCTGTGGGTTCTTCTGCACAACCATGCAGTTTAAGCGCAGCAGAATGGAAGGCATGACCAGCAGGTTCACGGTTTAAAGCCTTCACAGGAAGACAATTGGAAAAAGCAAAGAACGGTTTTCCATCCACAAGCTCCTCAGAGTACGTAATTAGCCTAATAGCAGACTCACTTCTCCGGCTCGGCATGATGAACAGTTTATACGAGCTGCACCTTACTCCAAGTGAATATCCACCCTGATTTCTGTCGCAATGATTAAGCATTAACCAAGTAAACGAGAGAACAGCACAATAAACTCCAGATGTTACACAAAGGCTAATGGTTTCACAAGGCCTGGTTTAAAAACACATTGTTTTCGCAAGACACTGATCAAAGCTACTAATACAACTCCGAGTATGAAACTCCATAAAAATGACgaaaaagaaaggaacatGATCGCAAAATACATCTCATAAGAACCCTAGAAACCAATCATACTCCTAAGGTtagttattagttattactCAGTACCATCAATTGTCTAATCTAGATTTTCTACTATCAGCTTATCCTCCCCTTATGcacaaacaaaagatgatcTTATTCAATCTTAAGATATTTCACGAATCAATCAGATAACATTCGAAAACCACTCAGCTACCATAAGTAATAAAACAACAGTGATTAAACCGATTCTCTTACCAGAAACTGAGCTCCTAGTAACCCCGATCCGTTGGTCGGAAGCTGCTCCGGCTATTACTTGCCGCGCGAGCTTCCCTCCAACCTACGGCGGttgagaaagatgatgaagaagagaaggtttAATCTGGTTTATTGAGGAAATAGCGGCGGCAACGATTTCCAGATGGAGGAAAGtatctgagaagaagaaatggtcTATCACAGATTAATACCCGTTTGGTTTTACGTATAACTCTATTCCCCCAAATTTTCGGATTACTTTGGGCTACAGGCCCATACTATTTGGGCCTTATTCTCATAAAAATTAGAACTATGCGTTTTAACCCAAACAAGTCATAATCAGCGCGGGAGACCATGATCGTCGTTACAAGCTTTGTACGGAACTCCGCCGTCGCTGCGGTGGCTTCGACGCCATGGAACGTACGTTTGAGAGAGCTCGCATATCAGTCATTGTTTTCTGAATCTATATCTCTTTACCGGTCAATGCTCCGTTCTGGTTCTTCTCCCGACGCGTTCTCTTTCCCTTTCATTCTCAAGTCTTGTGCTTCCCTTTCGCTCCCTGTCTCCGGCCAACAGCTACATTGCCACGTGACCAAAGGCGGTTGCGAGACTGAGCCGTTTGTACTAACGGCTCTGATCTCAATGTATTGTAAATGCGGTTTGGTTGCAGATGCACGTAAAGTGTTCGAAGAAAATCCTCAGTCAAGTCAGCTTAGTGTTTGTTACAATGCTTTGATATCTGGGTACACAGCAAACTCGAAGGTCACTGATGCTGCGTATATGTTTCGTAGAATGAAGGAAACTGGTGTGTCTGTGGATTCAGTTAC from Arabidopsis thaliana chromosome 3, partial sequence includes these protein-coding regions:
- a CDS encoding DnaJ and Myb-like DNA-binding domain-containing protein (DnaJ domain; Myb-like DNA-binding domain; FUNCTIONS IN: heat shock protein binding, DNA binding; INVOLVED IN: protein folding; LOCATED IN: cellular_component unknown; EXPRESSED IN: 24 plant structures; EXPRESSED DURING: 13 growth stages; CONTAINS InterPro DOMAIN/s: Molecular chaperone, heat shock protein, Hsp40, DnaJ (InterPro:IPR015609), Heat shock protein DnaJ, N-terminal (InterPro:IPR001623), MYB-like (InterPro:IPR017877), Heat shock protein DnaJ, conserved site (InterPro:IPR018253), SANT, DNA-binding (InterPro:IPR001005), Homeodomain-like (InterPro:IPR009057), Myb, DNA-binding (InterPro:IPR014778); BEST Arabidopsis thaliana protein match is: DnaJ domain; Myb-like DNA-binding domain (TAIR:AT5G06110.2); Has 60375 Blast hits to 43868 proteins in 3410 species: Archae - 228; Bacteria - 14410; Metazoa - 19184; Fungi - 5541; Plants - 3499; Viruses - 192; Other Eukaryotes - 17321 (source: NCBI BLink).); protein product: MPSRRSESAIRLITYSEELVDGKPFFAFSNCLPVKALNREPAGHAFHSAALKLHGCAEEPTDDEGGDKKVGDDKEKEYVPSFNSYANKGKKKSGTQQQDHYALLGLSNLRYLATEDQIRKSYREAALKHHPDKLASLLLLEETEEAKEAKKDEIESRFKAIQEAYEVLMDPTRRRIFDSTDEFDDEVPSDCLPQDFFKVFGPAFKRNARWSVNQRIPDLGDENTPLKDVDKFYNFWYAFKSWREFPDEEEHDLEQADSREERRWMEKENAKKTVKARKEEHARIRTLVDNAYRKDPRIVKRKEEEKAEKQQKKDAKIQAKKKQEEDAAIAAEEEKRRKEEEEKRAAESAQQQKKTKEREKKLLRKERNRLRTLSAPLVAQRLLDISEEDIENLCMSLNTEQLQNLCDKMGNKEGLELAKVIKDGCNSSRNDEAESKEKVSKKTNGGTEPTTRVSQLDSSTQKKQPWSKEEIDMLRKGMIKYPKGTSRRWEVISEYIGTGRSVEEILKATKTVLLQKPDSAKAFDSFLEKRKPSASITSPLSTREELGESLPTMTTTTNAKPSKETVVGKSSSSQSSDNNGEVGGSSDADSWSTVQERALVQALKTFPKETSQRWERVAAAVPGKTMNQCKKKFAELKEIIRNKKTGV